One window of the Periophthalmus magnuspinnatus isolate fPerMag1 chromosome 6, fPerMag1.2.pri, whole genome shotgun sequence genome contains the following:
- the th gene encoding tyrosine 3-monooxygenase, with product MPHSSGSTSSTKSVRRAASELERADSVTSPKFLRRRQSLIDDARKEREAAAAAASAAEASEQIVFEEDDGKALLNIFFTLGGSKTQALSRTLKVFETFEAKVHHLETRPSRKHKDSLEGLEYFVRCELHLTDVSTLIGSLKRNAEDVKTTKEVKFHWFPKKIGDLDKCHHLVTKFDPDLDQDHPGFTDPVYRQRRKMIGDIAYRYRHGEAIPRVEYTAEEIGTWREVYSTLRDLYSTHACSEYQEAFNLLERHCGYSPDNIPQLEDVSNFIKERTGFILRPVAGLLSARDFLASLAFRVFQCTQYIRHASSPMHSPEPDCVHELLGHVPMLADRTFAQFSQNLGLASLGASDEDIEKLSTLYWFTVEYGLCKQNGELRAYGAGLLSSYGELVHSLSDEPERREFEPEAAAVQPYQDQNYQPVYFVSESFADAKEKFRAYVTGIKRPFAVRYDPFTSSVEVLDNAYKIQRGLDCLKDDLKVLTDALSVLA from the exons ATGCCTCATTCCAGCGGCTCCACGTCCTCCACCAAGAGCGTGCGCAGAGCCGCGTCCGAGCTGGAGAGGGCTGATTCTGTCACG TCGCCAAAGTTTCTGCGGAGGAGGCAGAGTTTGATCGATGACGCGCGGAAGGAGCGAgaagcggcggcggcggctgcGTCCGCGGCTGAGGCCAGTGAACAGATCGTGTTTGAGGAGGACGACGGAAAAGCGCTGCTCAACATCTTCTTTACGCTCGGCGGCTCCAAGACCCAAGCCCTGTCCCGCACGCTCAAAGTGTTTGAG ACATTTGAGGCAAAGGTCCATCACCTCGAGACCCGCCCGTCCCGGAAGCACAAGGACAGTCTGGAGGGTCTGGAGTACTTCGTCCGCTGTGAGCTGCACCTTACAGACGTCAGCACTCTGATCGGCTCGCTCAAGAGGAACGCCGAAGATGTCAAAACCACCAAAGAAGTCAAAT TTCACTGGTTCCCAAAGAAAATAGGAGACCTCGACAAATGTCACCATTTGGTCACCAAATTTGATCCAGATTTAGACCAAGATCATCCC GGCTTCACAGACCCAGtgtacagacagaggaggaagatgattgGAGACATCGCCTACAGATACAGGCA CGGTGAAGCCATCCCCAGAGTGGAGTACACGGCCGAGGAGATCGGGACATG GAGAGAAGTTTACTCCACCCTGAGGGACCTGTACTCCACCCACGCCTGCAGCGAGTACCAGGAGGCCTTCAACCTGCTCGAGAGACACTGCGGCTACAGCCCGGACAACATCCCCCAACTGGAAGACGTGTCCAACTTCATTAAAG AGCGCACGGGCTTCATCCTGCGGCCGGTGGCGGGTCTGCTGTCGGCGCGGGACTTTTTGGCGAGTTTAGCGTTCAGAGTTTTCCAGTGCACCCAGTACATCAGGCACGCGTCCTCCCCCATGCACTCCCCCGAACC CGACTGCGTGCACGAACTCCTGGGCCACGTCCCGATGCTCGCCGACCGCACGTTCGCTCAGTTCTCTCAG AACCTGGGTCTTGCATCATTAGGAGCTTCTGACGAGGACATCGAGAAGCTTTCCACG CTGTACTGGTTTACTGTGGAGTACGGCTTGTGTAAACAGAACGGCGAGCTGAGGGCGTACGGCGCTGGTCTGCTGTCCTCATACGGAGAACTAGTG CATTCGCTTTCGGATGAGCCGGAGAGGAGGGAGTTTGAACCGGAGGCGGCCGCGGTTCAACCTTATCAAGACCAGAACTATCAACCAGTTTACTTTGTTTCTGAGAGTTTTGCGGACGCGAAGGAGAAATTCAG GGCCTATGTAACCGGAATCAAGCGCCCCTTCGCCGTGAGATACGATCCGTTCACAAGCAGCGTGGAAGTCTTGGACAACGCCTACAAGATCCAAAGAGGCCTGGACTGTCTCAAGGATGACCTGAAGGTGCTCACAGACGCTCTGAGTGTGTTAGCGTGA